The Mugil cephalus isolate CIBA_MC_2020 chromosome 19, CIBA_Mcephalus_1.1, whole genome shotgun sequence genome has a window encoding:
- the LOC124996546 gene encoding ADP-ribosylation factor-like protein 3, whose translation MGLLSILRRLKRSPEQEVRLLLLGLDNAGKTTLLKQLAAEDISHITPTQGFNIKSVQSSGFKLNVWDIGGQRNIRPYWRNYFENTDVLIYVIDSSDRKRFEETSLELSELLEEEKLATVPLLIFANKQDLMTASPASELAESLHLHTIRDRMWQVQACSAVTAEGVQDGMTWVCRNIKFRKK comes from the exons GGCCTCTTGTCCATTCTCCGGAGACTGAAGCGGTCTCCAGAGCAGGAGGTGCGTTTGCTGCTGTTAGGACTGGACAACGCTGGCAAGACCACCCTGCTAAAACAGCTGGCAGCCGAAGATATCAGCCACATCACCCCCACACAA GGCTTTAATATAAAGAGTGTGCAGTCTTCTGGCTTCAAGTTGAACGTTTGGGACATCGGAGGTCAGCGCAACATTCGTCCGTACTGGAGGAATTATTTTGAGAACACAGACGTGCTG ATCTatgtgattgacagctcagacagAAAAAGATTTGAAGAGACGAGTCTG GAGCTCtctgagctgctggaggaggaaaaactcgCCACCGTGCCACTGCTAATATTTGCCAACAAGCAGGACCTGATGACGGCCAGTCCTGCGTCTGAGCTTGCAGAAAGTCTTCACCTGCACACGATCCGGGATCGCATGTGGCAGGTGCAAGCCTGCTCTGCAGTCACCGCTGAGGGAGTGCAG